Proteins from a genomic interval of Capsicum annuum cultivar UCD-10X-F1 chromosome 4, UCD10Xv1.1, whole genome shotgun sequence:
- the LOC107868413 gene encoding probable LRR receptor-like serine/threonine-protein kinase At3g47570: protein MEKLVAFTSFLLLLQYYVICSSAMNQFNISTDQLALLSLKSQIISDPFHFFDESWSPAASVCHWVGVTCGSRHKRVKSLNLSDMALTGRIPRDFGNLTFLVSLDLGSNSFRGNLPQEMAHLRRLKFLDLSFNSFRGEVPSWFGFLHQLQFLNLRNNSFTGSLPSSFSNITNLEMLNLAFNSLEGHIPVSLLNASRLETLELSYNSLQGNIPKWIGNLHNMNWLGIEFNQLMGSIPFTIFNISGIEFISFSGNSLSGILPNGLCNGLPILKGLYLYKNKLRGHMPTNLSNCSQLQLLGLSENEFDGPIHSEIGRLSNLQILDLGTNHFTGIIPQEIGNLVNLVELAMEDNHITGSVPISIFNISSLQLLSLWRNNLSGFLPREIGNLTNMQHVEIGGNKLIGEIPKEIRNLIELEVLNLGFNSFSGSLDMEIFNISGLRIIQLSHNNLSGSLPPNMCSILPNIEQLFLGNLTNLVGTIPHSISNCSKHTILELSNNQLTGLIPNSLGYLTHLQIVNLGGNNLTSDSLLSFLTSLINCRNLTYLDISFNPLYGMLPASTGNLSTSLRTFFAISCKIQGRIPDEVGNLSSLLDLDLSGNNLVGSTPTSIGNLRKLQRFNLSNNKLTGFVGDHICKLQHLGDIFLDQNKLSGSLPNCLGNITSLREIHLGSNKLSSNIPPSLGNLHDLVVLDLSSNNIVGSLPPEIGNLKAVTLIDLSMNQFSNRIPREIGGLQNLARLSLRHNKLQGAIPDSMSNMVGLEFLDLSHNNISGIIPKSLEKLQYLKYFNVSFNKLYGEIPSGGPFKNLSSQFFIHNEALCTSSRFSVPPCPTPSKHKSNRNKLLVLFLLLGLAFLFVPITFVFVWIGYRRGKRAPQQTDALSAITRERISYYELLQATDALSESNLIGSGSFGSVYKGVLRSGTAIAVKVYNLQIDAAFKSFDRECEVLHSLRHRNLVKVITSCSNLDFKALVLEYMPNGSLEKYLYSHNYFLDIKQRLSIMIDVACALEYLHHGCSLPVIHCDVKPSNVLLDEDMVAHLSDFGISKLLGEDQGDLYTKTLATLGYIAPEYGLEGLVSSKCDVYSYGVMLLETFTRRKPNEFEGDLSLKKWVSYSLPDAVMDVVDANLVTTTGKGLQKELDVMESIMKVALDCCVESPARRTNIKDVVGMLQKIKIQLLAC, encoded by the exons GTCACTTGTGGCTCTCGTCACAAGAGAGTGAAGTCCTTGAATCTTTCTGACATGGCTCTTACTGGCAGAATTCCACGTGATTTTGGAAACCTCACATTTCTTGTTTCTCTCGACTTGGGTAGCAACAGTTTCCGTGGAAATTTGCCTCAAGAAATGGCACACTTGCGTCGGcttaagtttcttgatttaagttTTAACAGCTTCAGAGGGGAAGTTCCTTCTTGGTTTGGGTTCTTACACCAACTTCAATTTCTTAATCTTAGGAATAATAGTTTCACCGGCTCCCTTCCCTCTTCATTTTCTAACATTACAAATCTTGAAATGTTGAATTTGGCATTCAATTCCTTAGAAGGTCATATCCCGGTTTCTCTCTTGAATGCCTCAAGGTTGGAGACGTTAGAATTATCTTATAATTCACTTCAAGGAAACATTCCAAAATGGATCGGCAATCTTCACAACATGAACTGGTTGGGCATAGAATTTAATCAACTTATGGGTTCTATACCATTtacaattttcaatatttctggGATCGAATTCATTTCATTTAGTGGCAATAGCTTATCAGGAATTCTTCCCAATGGTTTATGCAATGGTCTCCCAATTCTCAAAGGGCTTTATCTCTACAAAAACAAGCTTCGCGGTCATATGCCTACAAACTTATCAAATTGTTCACAACTTCAACTGTTGGGGTTATCGGAAAATGAGTTTGATGGACCAATACATAGTGAAATAGGAAGATTGAGTAACCTGCAGATATTGGATCTCGGAACGAACCATTTCACTG GGATAATTCCACAAGAAATTGGAAATCTTGTTAATTTGGTAGAGTTAGCCATGGAGGATAATCATATTACTGGCTCTGTCCCGATCTCCATATTCAATATCTCATCGCTGCAACTTTTGTCACTGTGGAGGAACAATCTTAGTGGATTCTTACCACGGGAGATTGGCAACTTAACCAACATGCAACATGTTGAGATTGGTGGAAATAAGCTTAtag GTGAAATACCCAAAGAGATACGCAATCTCATTGAGTTGGAGGTACTTAATCTTGGGTTTAATAGTTTTAGTGGTTCGCTTGATATGGAGATCTTCAACATATCAGGGCTGAGAATAATTCAGCTTTCACACAATAATCTATCAGGAAGCCTCCCACCAAACATGTGTTCTATCTTACCCAACATTGAACAACTTTTTCTGGGCAACTTAACCAATCTTGTTGGGACTATTCCCCATTCCATCTCCAATTGTTCAAAACATACTATTCTAGAGCTTTCTAACAACCAACTCACAGGCTTGATTCCCAATTCTCTTGGATATTTGACTCATCTACAAATCGTAAACTTGGGGGGAAACAATTTAACCAGCGACTCATTGTTAAGCTTTCTGACTTCCTTAATCAATTGCAGAAATTTAACATATCTTGATATATCTTTCAACCCTCTATATGGCATGCTTCCAGCCTCCACAGGGAACCTTTCCACATCTCTTAGAACATTTTTTGCCATCAGTTGTAAAATCCAAGGGCGTATTCCAGATGAAGTTGGGAACTTAAGCAGCTTATTAGACCTTGATCTTTCTGGAAATAACTTGGTCGGATCTACTCCAACATCAATTGGCAACTTGAGAAAGCTTCAGCGCTTCAACTTGAGTAACAACAAACTTACAGGATTTGTTGGTGATCATATATGTAAATTGCAGCATCTGGGTGATATTTTCTTGGATCAAAATAAACTTTCAGGATCTCTTCCTAATTGTTTAGGGAATATTACTTCCCTCAGGGAGATACATCTCGGTTCCAACAAATTGAGTTCCAATATACCACCAAGCTTAGGGAACCTTCATGATCTAGTGGTTCTTGACTTATCGTCAAACAACATAGTAGGTTCTTTACCTCCagaaattggaaatctaaagGCTGTGACACTGATAGATCTGTCAATGAatcaattttcaaatagaattccAAGAGAAATTGGAGGATTGCAGAATCTGGCACGACTTTCTTTGAGACACAACAAGTTGCAAGGAGCTATACCTGACTCAATGAGCAACatggtaggtttggaattcctagacCTTTCTCATAACAATATATCTGGAATCATTCCTAAGTCTTTGGAGAAACTTCAATACTTGAAGTATTTCAATGTTTCTTTCAACAAATTGTATGGTGAAATACCCTCGGGAGGTCCTTTCAAGAACCTCTCGAGTCAGTTTTTCATCCACAATGAAGCATTGTGTActtcttcaagatttagtgtcccGCCATGCCCCACTCCATCTAAGCACAAATCAAATAGGAACAAATTgctagttctttttcttttgctaggACTAGCATTTTTATTTGTTCCTATCACTTTTGTGTTTGTATGGATAGGGTATAGAAGAGGTAAAAGAGCTCCTCAACAAACTGATGCATTGTCTGCCATTACAAGAGAAAGAATTTCATACTATGAATTGCTCCAAGCAACTGATGCGCTTAGCGAGAGTAATTTGATTGGTTCCGGAAGTTTTGGCTCTGTTTACAAAGGTGTTCTCAGAAGTGGAACTGCCATTGCAGTTAAAGTGTACAACCTACAAATTGATGCGGCATTCAAGAGTTTTGATAGGGAATGTGAAGTTCTGCACAGCCTTCGCCATAGGAATCTTGTAAAAGTCATCACTAgttgttccaaccttgattttaaGGCTTTAGTGCTCGAGTATATGCCAAATGGAAGTCTTGAGAAGTATTTGTATTCGCACAACTACTTCCTCGACATCAAGCAGAGACTAAGCATAatgatagatgtggcatgtgCTTTGGAATATCTTCACCATGGGTGCTCGTTGCCTGTGATTCACTGTGACGTGAAGCCTAGTAACGTCTTGCTGGATGAAGATATGGTTGCCCACCTCAGCGACTTTGGTATTTCAAAACTGCTTGGTGAAGATCAGGGTGATTTGTACACTAAAACCTTAGCAACATTGGGGTATATTGCGCCAG AGTATGGACTGGAAGGACTAGTGTCATCAAAGTGTGACGTCTATAGTTATGGAGTCATGTTGCTGGAAACGTTTACTAGGAGAAAGCCTAATGAGTTTGAAGGAGATCTTAGCTTGAAGAAATGGGTGAGTTATTCACTTCCAGATGCAGTAATGGACGTCGTGGATGCCAACTTGGTAACAACAACAGGTAAAGGCTTACAGAAGGAGCTAGATGTTATGGAATCAATCATGAAAGTAGCATTAGATTGTTGTGTTGAATCTCCGGCAAGAAGGACTAACATAAAAGATGTTGTAGGAATGCTGCAGAAgatcaagattcaacttcttgCATGCTGA